Below is a genomic region from Parageobacillus toebii NBRC 107807.
TTAATTCCGCTTTCGGCTTTTCATACCCCGTATCATGCAAATATTTCGAAATATCTTCGACTTTACGGGAAAAATCTTCCGCTTTTTCTCGCCATTCTGGATCGTTGCGGAACAACTCTGGATATTCCTTTAACATAGAGCCGCACCCTGCCGCGTTCACGATCACGCGGTCTGCATGTTGAAATGCTTCAATATTTTGTTTGGCAAGCTTCCGGCCCATCTCGCGGTCCCCTGCATGCACATGAAGCGCCCCGCAGCACGTTTGATTTTGCGGAATGACGACATCGTTTCCGTTTCGTGTCAACACGCGAATCGTCGCCTCGTTAATATCGCTGAACATTACATCCATGACGCATCCTGTTAAAAGCGCGACCGTATGTTTCGTTTCTCCTTTTGCTTTAATGACATTCATATGTTTATATTTTTTTCGGACCGGCACGCCTGCTTCCGGCAAAATCGCTTCCATCTCCACTAGATGCTTCGGCATGATGTGAAGCAGTTTCGTCTTGCGGGCGATCGTCTGCAGTCCGCTTTTTTGATATAGCTTTAACAAACTCCCGAGCAGATGAAGACGGGATGGATGCGGAAATACACCTTTTAAGAAAAAATTGTTGACAAACGCTTTCCATCCTGTCAGCGGAATCGCTTGCCGGATTTGTCCGCGTACTTCTTCAATCAATCCGCCGACATCGACATCGGCAGGGCACGCAGTTGTGCAAGCCCGACAATCTAGGCACATAAAAATGGGATCAATCAAATCTTCTGTAATCTCTAACTTCCCTTCTGCTACCGATTTCATCAAATGCACGCGTCCGCGCGGCGAATGTTGTTCTTGACCGGTTTGTTCGTATGTCGGGCACGATTCTAAGCACATGCCGCAATGAACGCAGTCAGCCCATTTGCTAGGATCAGGAGGATCACTAAAACGATAGTTTCCAAGACTAACAGTCGCACATGCCGGTCCGCTTTTTATCTCACTTTCTCGCAAACTCATCTTATATCCCTCCGACAAACCGTTGATTGTTCAATATTCGATTTGGATCGATTTTTCGTTTAATTCCATCGAGCAGGAAAAAATACGATGGCTTTTCTCCCCACACATCAACGCGCTTTCGCAGTGAAAACGGCAAATGCTTCACAATCGCATATCCGCCCAAGCCTGTCGCCGCCATCCGCAGCCGTTCGATCGCTGCAATGATCGACTCGCTTTCTCCTTTCATATATACTTGACATAGTCCATGTCCTAGCCCGCCGTGCGCCTCTATATGAACATGACAGATCTCTTGCAGTAAGTCGCTTTCACGAATGATATGAATAACATCTAAATTCACGACACCGATTTTCACCGCTGCTTCGATTTCGTTTCCGACTGACTCATACGGCATCGCCCCATTCGGACCGATCGTATAAAACGTTTGCCAAAACGATTTTGCTTCTTCTTGTGGAAGAATACGGATCGCTGTATTAGGAGGCTGCAGACGCTTTACAAATTCCTCCTGGTAATGAACGGCGCTTTTGACGTCTTCAAACGCCATCGCCAACGTATAAGCACGCTGGCTGATGAGCCGTTCCGACAACGACGGACTCAATAACTCGAAACAGACTGGTTCCATCATTGAATCAAGAAATTGAATCGCAAATGAACGGACTTCTTCTAAATTCCCTGATGGAAATGATAGCAATACGAGGCTTTCATATTTCGGAAGCGGGCGAAGTTTCAGCGTTATTTCCGATATCACACCAAGCGTTCCCATCGCACCGATAAACAGCTTGTTCATATCATAACCCGCCACATTTTTAACGACTTTCCCTCCGGAACGAATCACCGTTCCATCCGGATACACCGTGCGCAAACCAATGACACTATCGCGCGCGGAACCGTAACCGAGCCGCTTTGGACCGCTGTCGTTCGCTGCAATGACGCCGCCGATCGTCGCATATTGCGGCCACACAGGGTCAATCGCAACTTTTTGGCGGTATTCTGCCAAGTAATCTTGCAGTTTTTGAAACACCGTCCCTGATTTGACCGTCACTGTCATATCCGCAGCGGCATGCTCGACAATGCCGCTATAGTTTGCCAAGGAAAGCAAAATATCCACACATTCAACTTGTCCGCCAAACCCTCGCTTTGTTCCTCCGCCAACAATACAAACTTTTTTTCCATGGCTGTTTGCATAACGTAAAATAGATGAAATTTCCTCTTCTGATTGTGGATATACAGTCACATAGCCGCTGTTGCCGAGCGGATGTGGCTGATATTCCCCCGTCTGTACTTGTTTTTCCGATAGAAACGCTGTTAGATCGTCTTTCCATTCTAATGGCAGCACGCTTTGCACCTCCTGTTGTTGCGTAATAGGAAACACTGTTTCTTTAAACTTGTAAAAAAATATATGAATTTCTGAAGCTGAACCTCTGTACAATAATTTTATTATTATTAAACCATCCATTTTCATATTTTTCAATAAATTTTTCAAATTGATGAATAATTCTGTTTACATTTCGTTCTTTTTCACTGTCACATTGCACCGCTTTTCTAGCGGCTGGATGACTGCGGACATATCCAAATCGGATAATCCTTGTTCCATCGCACTAGCAAACGCCTCTTCCGCAATTTGGCCTAAAAATCGCTTTATCCCAATTGCGTCCATCAACTGATTAGCTAAACGGGCATCTTTATGTACATATTTCACCGCTCCGCCTGGTTCGAACTTGCGCGGTAAAACATATTGCTCCATATGCCTGCGAAGCATGCGGCTGTCTCCGTAGCTCGCTTTCAAAATTCGGTAAAGCTGCTCGGCATCTAGTCCAAGCGCTGTCCCAGCGACCATCGCCTCTGAAGCGGCAACAGAATGCACCGCAACAAGATATTGATTGATTAGTTTTGCTACGCTTCCCGAACCGCTCGGACCTAAATATTCCACCATTTCGCCAAGCACGTTAAGAAGCGGCAATACTCGCTCCCAAGCAGATTTCACTCCACCGACCATAATCGTTAATGTACCTTGTTCCGCTCCTTCTGGCCCGCCGCTTACCGGGGCATCCAGAAAATATATCCCCTTCCCTTCCGCTTCGTTTGCGACCATTCTACTCGTATCCGGTCCTACTGTCGTAAAATCAAGGCAAATCGTACCCGGCCACGCGCTTTCGATCACACCGCCTTTTTGCAAATAAACATCGATGACATCATCCGGCATCGATAAACATGTGCAAATGACATTCGAACACTGCGCCAACTCCGCAATTGTGCCGGCTCTTTTTGCACCCAGCTTTACTAACGGTTCTGTTTTTTCGATCGAACGATTGTATACAGTAACTAGATAGTCTGCAGCAAGCAGCCGTTTTACCATTCTCGCTCCCATCACGCCTGTGCCAATAAATCCAACCTTCATTTCCTTCGTCTCCATTGCGGCGATACTTCCCCCTTCTGTTTTTCACTCCAAATCAATGACAAGCGTATAACGTACGCCAATAAAAACTTTGTTCGCTTTTTCCCGATGGAATATATTCAAGACCGATCGTCCCTTTATATCCACATTTCTCTAAATGACGAAAAATATATTCATAGCGAATTTCTCCCGTTCCCGGCTCGTGCCGTCCTGGAACGTCAGCAATTTGCACATGTGCAATCCATTCAAAATACGTTTCAAATGTCGCCGCTAAGTTTCCTTGAATTCGCTGCATATGATAAAAATCGTATTGAAGTTTGATGTTTGCCATCCCAATTTCTTTAATCATCGAAACGGCTTCATGAATATTCGCCAAAAAATAATTCGGCATATCAAACGGATTGATCGGTTCAATTAAAAGCGTTAACGAATGGTTCGCCATTTCTTTTGCCGCATCATAAAGATGGCGCATGTACGTTTCTTTCGCCTTTTGCCTGTCTAAATCGGCTGGAAGCACTCCCGCCATACAATGGATATACGGAACGTTCAACTCGGTCGCATACCGAATTCCTTCTTCCACGGAACGCTGAAACTCGGCCGTCCGATCTGGGAAAATTGCGATTCCTCTATCTCCTTTTTCCCAATTTCCTGGCGGTAAATTGATTAACACGAGAGACAATTGGTTCTGATGAAGCTCATCGCGAATGCGTTCGATCGGATATTCGTATGGAAACTGGCATTCCACGAGCGAAAAACCGCACTCTCTCGCCTTTTGAAACCGCTCTAGAAACGGCACTTCTGTAAAAATTGTCGATACGTTAACGGCAAATCGATTCATTCTTTCTTTCCTCCTTTCCAATTATTGCTTACAATTCTCGCTCGAAGTGCTATATTCCTGCTTATTTGAACAAACGTTTTATCCATTGAAGCACCTTCTGGAGATTCGGATAACGAACCATACGGTCGTTGGGTTGAGGATGCTTTTATAATGAAAAAGGACTGTTCCCCTGACATGCAGGGAAAACAGTCCTTTTTGTATAAAGCTCGATCAATCTTCATCACTGGAAAAAAAGCGCAAAATGTAAATAAACAAGTTAATAAAATCAAGATAAATGTTAACAACAATCATTGGAATTTCCGCTTCCGTAAAACCATGGCGGGAAAGGCGGTTGATATCATAAATGGTAAATCCTAGAAAAATGAGAATTCCTAACGCGGAAATCCCCATTTGTCCAACGCTAGAAAATGGGATGAACCATTGGATAATGAGAAGGCCAAGCAGCGCAAATGCGCCTAATGTTAAAAAACCGCCAAGAAACGAAAAATCTTCTTTCGTTTTCGCTGCATAAATCGCTACGCCGGAAAACGAAACAACCGCCAGCGCAAACGCCTTGAGTACCGCTTCAGCGCCAATAACGGCAACGTAGTGCCCGATGAGTGGATATAGCGTCGCGCCAGATATGAGCATAAAGCTGTACATAAGCGGATAGCCGACCGCTTTTTTGCTGCGGGCAAACACCATGACCATTAATAAAATGATCTCAAGTATTGTAAGCGGCAAATACATCCCTATTGGAATCCATTGACCGATGTAAAGACCCCCTGTTGCCACTGCCAATGCTAAAAAAAATGTGGTTGTCAGTTTAGCAATAGGACTAGATGAATACGTTGTTGAATAATTCAATTATACATTCCTCCTTTTTCTACTTAGTTTATCATATTTGACCGTGAGCAACCATTAGTTAAAACGGCATTTTTGTACGAAAAATACAAAAGGTTTGAAACTATGTTCATTCGTATACGCGGTGGATTTTTCTGTTTGCGTTCAAACGGATTGGCAGTCTTTACGCAAACCGATTCGCATAGACCAGTTCTGTTACGGACCGTTGGGATAGTTCATTGCGCGCTTTATGTTTTTTGCAGGAATTAGAAATAGCGAGAAAACAAAAGACCCGCCTAAGCGGGCCTTTTGTTACTCCGCAAATAAATCGGATGATAAATAACGCTCTCCCGAATCCGGTGCTATACAAAGGACACGAGCCCCTTTTGGAAGCTGTTTGGCCACCTCAACCGCATAATACGCACTCGCAGCGGCGGAAGCGCCGACGAGAATGCCTTCTTCTGCAGCAAGACGGCGTGCCATCATTTGTGCATCTTCATCTTTAATTAGGAAAATATCATCATAAATATTGCGGTTTAAAATTTTCGGAATAAAACCCGGACCTGTACCTGGGATTTTGTGCGGCCCTGGCTTTCCTCCAGATAATACAGGAGAGCCATATGGTTCTACTACGTAAATTCGTAAGTGAGGAATTTGTTTTTTTAGTTCTTCTCCTGTCCCTGTCACCGTTCCGCCAGTACCAGCTGTTAACACAAATGCATCAAGTTTGCCGCCAAACGCTTCAAAAATTTCCCGTGCCGTGCTATGGCGATGCGCATCTGGATTCGCCGGATTTTCAAACTGCATCGGGATGAAGCTGTCTGGGATTTGCGCGGCAAGCTGGTTCGCTTTATCAATCGCTCCTTGCATCCGTTTTTTCCGCCGGCGTTAAATATACTTCCGCCCCGTACGCTTTTAAAATTTTTACCCGCTCTACCGTCGCATTATCCGGCATCGTGATAATGCAACGGTAGCCGCGGGCCGCACAAACCATCGCCAAACCGATTCCGGTATTGCCTGAAGTCGGTTCGATAATGGTGCTTTTCCCCGGCACAATCTTTCCTTCTTGCTCCGCGCGCCGAATCATTTCAAACGCTGCCCGATCTTTTACGCTTCCCCCGGGGTTAAACGATTCTAGTTTCATATACACATCCGCGCCATTTGGATCAGGAATTCGGTTTAATTTGACAATCGGCGTGTTGCCGATTAAGTCTAAAATAGAGTTGTATAGCTTCATCGTAAATCCCCAACCTTTATTAAAAATTATTCTTATATGATTATAGGGCTTTTTTCATTTCCTTTCAATGATGGCTACTCAGTGTATATCGGAAGCTGAATTACCACTTCCATTCCTTTCCCTTCTTCGCTGAAAAACGATATCGTGCCATTATGAAGGGAAATAATTTGTTTGACAATCGCCAAACCTAATCCCGTACCGCCTTCTTTTCTTGTTCGTGCTTGATCAACGCGGTAAAATCGTTGTCCAAGAAGCGGCAGCTTTTCTTTTGGAACTCCTTTTCCCGAATCACGAATGATCAGTTGACAACTCGCATCGCTAACTTTTTTCAGTCGTATATGGATCTTTCCCTCGGCTGGGGTATAACGAACAGCATTATCTAAAAGGTTTTGCACCACTTGTTCAAGCCGGTCGGCATCTCCTTCCAAAATAATATCGTGATCTAATTCCATATTAAGTGTAATTTGTTTTTTTTGTAAAAACGGTTCGTATTTTGCGACCGTATCTTCGATCACTTGCGCAAATACAAGCGGTGTTTTTTGCAGCGGTACATTATTTCCTTCTAATCGCGCCAAATCAAGCAAGTCACGAACAAGCCGCTCCATCCGGTCTGCTTCACGGTGAATGAGTTGAACATATTTTCTTTCCTCTTCTTCTGTCTTCACCAGCCCTTGTAATATCGCTTCGCTATATCCTTTCACATAGCTTAACGGCGTCCGCAATTCGTGAGAAACATTCGCTAAAAATTCGCGTTTTCGCATATCTTCTTCAGCAATTGCTTTTGCCATCACATTAAACGCTTTGGCAAGCCTGCCAACTTCGTCGTTCGCCCGAACCGGAATTTGCGCCCGATAATCTCCTTGCGACATATGATATGCTACTTTTTCCATTTCTTTTAACGGATCTGTGATATGACGAGCCATTCGCTTTCCGGCAAGAAGAAGGACAAACACAAATAAGGTGGCAAGAGGAAGCCAAATGACAGCGACATCTTTTGTCAATTCTTTAATGCTCGCGAGCGGAATATAAAGATAAAGCGCTCCTTGTAACCGATGCTCATCTAAAAGCGGTACAATCACCCCCATAATTTTGCGGTGAAATCGCTTTTCATAACCGATTTTCGTGACCGTATCACCGCGCAATAATTTGGATCGATCATCGCCGTTAATTAATGATTCATATTCAACTCCAAACGGCAAACAAGCACTTAATTCGCGAGGATTATTAACTAAAAGTACTTCCGCCGTTGATTTTTCATTATACCATTCGACTTGTTTGCGGAACGCATCGGTAATCGGACCGCCCCTATAATCAGCTGCTAGCAGTTTTCCTTCTTCCATTAACGTCTGCTCTACTTTATCGACATACAATTTTTGATAAAAATAATTTAACAAAAAATAAGAAAATGAAACCGTCAAAAGAACTCCAATGCTAATCATTAACCAAATTTTTTGCCCTAACGTCATCGACTTTGGCTGCATTCACGACACCTCAAATTTATATCCGATTCCCCAAACGGTTTGAATAAAATCACTCGCCTGCTTTAGCTTCATGCGCAATGTTTTAATATGCGTATCGACCGTTCTTGCATTTCCTGTATAATCATATCCCCATACTTTTGCGAGCAGCTCTTCACGGCTAAACACTTGTCCATGATGTTTTGCCAAAAATAAAAGTAAATCAAATTCTTTTAACGTAAGCACAACCGGATCTCCATCCACCGTTACTTTTCTCCCTCTTTCATCAATCACGAGCGGCCCGAACGACAGATCTTCGTTCTTTTGTTTGTTATGGTATGCACGGCGCATAATCGCTTCGATGCGGGCAATAAGCTCACCGGGACTAAACGGTTTCACAATATAATCATCACCGCCAAGCTTCAATCCTTTTACTTTATCCCATTCATCTCCCCTTGCCGTTAAAAATAAAATAGGAACATCGGATTGTTCGCGAATGCGGGCGCATAACGTAAATCCATCCATTTTTGGCATCATTACATCAATTAAAATCACATCCACCTTATTGTTTTTAAGAATTTGTAACGCCTCTTCTCCATTCTCCGCCTCTAAATAAGAAAAGTTAGCATTTTCCAAATACATCCCGACTAAAAATCGCATATCTTCTTCATCATCCACGATTAAGACCGTTTTCTTTTCCACCGTCATTCCCCTTTCGAATGAGTAATTGAAATGGACCTTTCCCTGTTTTCCATCGAGCGATTATCTTCATCGTACGCTGGTCAACGACATAGATTTCATTGCTATCATAGCTAGCGATATATAGCCGTTCATTTGCTCCAATCATGATAAAAGGATTCGCTCCTATCGTTACAGATGCCTTCAAATTTCCGGAATCATCCCATTTCCGTAATATGTTAGAACCATGACTTAATGCAAATATTCCTTCGTTTGTTTCAACAAAACTCACTGGCATCGATGGCGCTTTCATCAGTTTTATTAACGCCCCCGTTTTTATAGAATAAATACGGATGTTTGTTTCCACTGTACTACCGCTTCCGTGTCCCCCGATCCATAATTCCTGCCGACCATCACGAAGCAAGCCGCCAAACGCAAACTTTGGAACAGAAAACGTACGGATAACACGCCGTTTGTCGACATCAACGGCATACGCTTTGGTATTATGGAAATCAATCACGTATATAGTTGTGCCTGCTTTATTTTGTAATAAAGTTAGCGGCTTATTCCCTACTTCGATTTTTGCTTTTTCTTTTCCTTTTAGATCAAATACCCGAAGTGCTTTTTGCCGTTCGTCTGCCAAAAAGACTTTATTTCCTTTATTAGACACAAGCGCGCCAACAATTCCTTTTCCTGTTTTCCATTCGCTTTTTTCCTCCCCTGTCCTCATATCGTATAAATAAACACGATCCATCTCATTACCATATAATAACATCGTTCTGTCGTCTGGAAGCAATACAGCGCCTTTTATCCGTTTTCGCAATTTCCATTCCGCGACTTTCCTTCCTGTTTGAATATCAAAAAATGTCACACTTTCATCATTCACATTTACGCTTATTAACACTTCCATCTGCTTTGGAACGGCAGGTAACGTTTCTTGTTCACATCCATGAATGAATAATATTCCTAACACTGCTAGCAATACACATATCGCTCTCATTGCTGCCCTCCATTTGTCCTTTTGTTGATAAGTTGATTATAAACAAATATGTTGAAAAATTTGTGAAAAATTGTCCACATTTATTCATCAAATAAAAAATGTTATGGTAATTTTACCTCTATTCTACCTTTTCCTTCCTTTCTTATAATAGAATCAAAAGAATATAAAAAACGAGGTGACATTGTTTGACGTCTGCAGCAAAAAAATTAGTTGCATATTTAGATGAACATTTTTCCGATTTCCTCTCCTACTGGCGAAACCAAATGTATATTGCTGATAACGATAAATATATCGATCACGTAGAACGTAATGGAATAGAGATGTTCCAACTTATCAAAGAAAGGTTAGCTGACCCCGCATCCAGCAGAAAAGATATTGAGCATCTTGCTTACAAAATTGCAAAAGAACGTGCAGAAACAAACATGAATATCGGTGAGTTTGTTTACAATACAAATCTTGGACGAAGATTAGTCGTGAAGTATGCACTTCAGTCAACATTGTCAATGGAAGAATTGCGCCCTCTCATCGACGAAATCAATCTTTTGTTTGATCAATTTTTGTTTTATGCCGTTACAAAATATGCTGAGTTGAAAGAAGCAGAATTGCGGGAGAAAAATTTATTTATCACCCAATCCCATAAAGACCGCTTAACACTGCTTGGACAAATGTCATCGAGCTTCGTACACGAATTTCGTAATCCACTTACTGCCATTATGGGGTTTATCCAATTATTAAAATTCGAACATCCAGATTTACCATATCTCGGTATTATTGATCATGAACTTCAGCAATTAAAATTCCGCATTTCGCAATTTCTTCATGCATCAAGAAAAGAAATCATAGAAAGCGAAAAAGAAACCTTTTCGCTTTTGCGTCTATTCGAGGAAATTATTGAATTTTTATATGCAAGTATTGTCGATGGAGACGTAGAAGTATCCATGGACATCGACAAATCGATACATATCTTCGCCTATAAAGATCAGCTTCGCCAAGTATTCATCAACATTTTGTTAAATTCCATTGAAGCGGTGAAAGAAAAAGACAAGCCCCGCTGCATTTATATCGACGCTTTCCGTCAGAACGAGTCCGTTTATATTAAAATCACTAACAATGGTCCGGCAATTCCGGAAGAATTGGTCCAAACGATTTTCGAACCGTTTTTTACAACCAAAAAATTAGGAACAGGAATTGGCCTTTACATTTGCAAAAAAATCATTGAAGATCACGGCGGGCAAATTACATGTACCTCGAATAAACAAATGACTTCTTTTTCCATCATGCTGCCTGCATAAACAAGTTAGGAGCAGGGGCATACTTGAATAAAAAAGGTGAGAGCAATGTTCGAGTTATGGAAAAACTGGATGAAACAAACGACGAATGCGCTAATAGACCGGTTGCATCGAGAGAAACATTCCTTTTCCGATATCGCCCAACTGATTCGGGAGCATCCTGACACTTCGATATCCGAAAAAACATGGCTCGGTCTAACGTATCGCTTTTACTCCCTACATTTAGACAACGCAGTCTTAACAATGGAAACAAAGAAGACGAAGGGAAACGATGAACATATTTTATTTATATCCATTTCTTCTTCTAACTCCGCTCCTATCGTTTACCGTTCTTATGACGAAAAAAGCGATCTTCACGAGACGATCGCAACTCCGCCGCTTACGAAAAAAACCGCACCTGTATCATAACAAGGTGCGGTTTTGTGTTTCTATCCTTTTATACCATGAAGCCACTCCTCATAACATTCCGGGCACAACGCTTTTTCATGTTCTTCGTCTGAAACATAAAACGATACATAATGAACTTGATCATCGCATTCGCACTGGCAATAAAAACACGTTTCATTCATATAGCTCCCTCCCCTATCCGTTAGTGTGGACAGAGGAAGATATGTTTTTGCGAGTAAACTGCTCCCAATCGATTACGGATAGGTAAGGGAAAGCAAATAATCAATCACTGCTTTTTGCTCTTCTTTCGTAAAACCCTCCTGTGGATCAATCCAGTAACGATGTCCATCACCGCTTACATGCACAGCACGAAGTTGTGGATCAGAAACGTTCGCACGGATCACTTGTTGCCGCAACGTTCTGTCAATCAACGCGCGAAGACTATTGCGCGTATCGGGCACAATGCCCTTTCCTAGCGTTCCCGTTA
It encodes:
- a CDS encoding (Fe-S)-binding protein, which translates into the protein MSLRESEIKSGPACATVSLGNYRFSDPPDPSKWADCVHCGMCLESCPTYEQTGQEQHSPRGRVHLMKSVAEGKLEITEDLIDPIFMCLDCRACTTACPADVDVGGLIEEVRGQIRQAIPLTGWKAFVNNFFLKGVFPHPSRLHLLGSLLKLYQKSGLQTIARKTKLLHIMPKHLVEMEAILPEAGVPVRKKYKHMNVIKAKGETKHTVALLTGCVMDVMFSDINEATIRVLTRNGNDVVIPQNQTCCGALHVHAGDREMGRKLAKQNIEAFQHADRVIVNAAGCGSMLKEYPELFRNDPEWREKAEDFSRKVEDISKYLHDTGYEKPKAELNVRITYHDACHLAHGQGIRQEPRTILSSIPGVEMVSMPNADRCCGSAGIYNLTHPDMASAVLESKMENVPEDVELITMGNPGCMLQMAMGVLKYGRNQKVVHTVQLLDWAYQKEDGKEVRV
- a CDS encoding FAD-binding oxidoreductase, whose amino-acid sequence is MLPLEWKDDLTAFLSEKQVQTGEYQPHPLGNSGYVTVYPQSEEEISSILRYANSHGKKVCIVGGGTKRGFGGQVECVDILLSLANYSGIVEHAAADMTVTVKSGTVFQKLQDYLAEYRQKVAIDPVWPQYATIGGVIAANDSGPKRLGYGSARDSVIGLRTVYPDGTVIRSGGKVVKNVAGYDMNKLFIGAMGTLGVISEITLKLRPLPKYESLVLLSFPSGNLEEVRSFAIQFLDSMMEPVCFELLSPSLSERLISQRAYTLAMAFEDVKSAVHYQEEFVKRLQPPNTAIRILPQEEAKSFWQTFYTIGPNGAMPYESVGNEIEAAVKIGVVNLDVIHIIRESDLLQEICHVHIEAHGGLGHGLCQVYMKGESESIIAAIERLRMAATGLGGYAIVKHLPFSLRKRVDVWGEKPSYFFLLDGIKRKIDPNRILNNQRFVGGI
- a CDS encoding NAD(P)-dependent oxidoreductase — encoded protein: METKEMKVGFIGTGVMGARMVKRLLAADYLVTVYNRSIEKTEPLVKLGAKRAGTIAELAQCSNVICTCLSMPDDVIDVYLQKGGVIESAWPGTICLDFTTVGPDTSRMVANEAEGKGIYFLDAPVSGGPEGAEQGTLTIMVGGVKSAWERVLPLLNVLGEMVEYLGPSGSGSVAKLINQYLVAVHSVAASEAMVAGTALGLDAEQLYRILKASYGDSRMLRRHMEQYVLPRKFEPGGAVKYVHKDARLANQLMDAIGIKRFLGQIAEEAFASAMEQGLSDLDMSAVIQPLEKRCNVTVKKNEM
- the hyi gene encoding hydroxypyruvate isomerase; protein product: MNRFAVNVSTIFTEVPFLERFQKARECGFSLVECQFPYEYPIERIRDELHQNQLSLVLINLPPGNWEKGDRGIAIFPDRTAEFQRSVEEGIRYATELNVPYIHCMAGVLPADLDRQKAKETYMRHLYDAAKEMANHSLTLLIEPINPFDMPNYFLANIHEAVSMIKEIGMANIKLQYDFYHMQRIQGNLAATFETYFEWIAHVQIADVPGRHEPGTGEIRYEYIFRHLEKCGYKGTIGLEYIPSGKSEQSFYWRTLYACH
- a CDS encoding Bax inhibitor-1/YccA family protein; this encodes MNYSTTYSSSPIAKLTTTFFLALAVATGGLYIGQWIPIGMYLPLTILEIILLMVMVFARSKKAVGYPLMYSFMLISGATLYPLIGHYVAVIGAEAVLKAFALAVVSFSGVAIYAAKTKEDFSFLGGFLTLGAFALLGLLIIQWFIPFSSVGQMGISALGILIFLGFTIYDINRLSRHGFTEAEIPMIVVNIYLDFINLFIYILRFFSSDED
- a CDS encoding sensor histidine kinase, which encodes MQPKSMTLGQKIWLMISIGVLLTVSFSYFLLNYFYQKLYVDKVEQTLMEEGKLLAADYRGGPITDAFRKQVEWYNEKSTAEVLLVNNPRELSACLPFGVEYESLINGDDRSKLLRGDTVTKIGYEKRFHRKIMGVIVPLLDEHRLQGALYLYIPLASIKELTKDVAVIWLPLATLFVFVLLLAGKRMARHITDPLKEMEKVAYHMSQGDYRAQIPVRANDEVGRLAKAFNVMAKAIAEEDMRKREFLANVSHELRTPLSYVKGYSEAILQGLVKTEEEERKYVQLIHREADRMERLVRDLLDLARLEGNNVPLQKTPLVFAQVIEDTVAKYEPFLQKKQITLNMELDHDIILEGDADRLEQVVQNLLDNAVRYTPAEGKIHIRLKKVSDASCQLIIRDSGKGVPKEKLPLLGQRFYRVDQARTRKEGGTGLGLAIVKQIISLHNGTISFFSEEGKGMEVVIQLPIYTE
- a CDS encoding response regulator transcription factor — translated: MEKKTVLIVDDEEDMRFLVGMYLENANFSYLEAENGEEALQILKNNKVDVILIDVMMPKMDGFTLCARIREQSDVPILFLTARGDEWDKVKGLKLGGDDYIVKPFSPGELIARIEAIMRRAYHNKQKNEDLSFGPLVIDERGRKVTVDGDPVVLTLKEFDLLLFLAKHHGQVFSREELLAKVWGYDYTGNARTVDTHIKTLRMKLKQASDFIQTVWGIGYKFEVS
- a CDS encoding YncE family protein, which gives rise to MRAICVLLAVLGILFIHGCEQETLPAVPKQMEVLISVNVNDESVTFFDIQTGRKVAEWKLRKRIKGAVLLPDDRTMLLYGNEMDRVYLYDMRTGEEKSEWKTGKGIVGALVSNKGNKVFLADERQKALRVFDLKGKEKAKIEVGNKPLTLLQNKAGTTIYVIDFHNTKAYAVDVDKRRVIRTFSVPKFAFGGLLRDGRQELWIGGHGSGSTVETNIRIYSIKTGALIKLMKAPSMPVSFVETNEGIFALSHGSNILRKWDDSGNLKASVTIGANPFIMIGANERLYIASYDSNEIYVVDQRTMKIIARWKTGKGPFQLLIRKGNDGGKENGLNRG
- a CDS encoding histidine kinase N-terminal domain-containing protein; the encoded protein is MTSAAKKLVAYLDEHFSDFLSYWRNQMYIADNDKYIDHVERNGIEMFQLIKERLADPASSRKDIEHLAYKIAKERAETNMNIGEFVYNTNLGRRLVVKYALQSTLSMEELRPLIDEINLLFDQFLFYAVTKYAELKEAELREKNLFITQSHKDRLTLLGQMSSSFVHEFRNPLTAIMGFIQLLKFEHPDLPYLGIIDHELQQLKFRISQFLHASRKEIIESEKETFSLLRLFEEIIEFLYASIVDGDVEVSMDIDKSIHIFAYKDQLRQVFINILLNSIEAVKEKDKPRCIYIDAFRQNESVYIKITNNGPAIPEELVQTIFEPFFTTKKLGTGIGLYICKKIIEDHGGQITCTSNKQMTSFSIMLPA